A single genomic interval of Pyrus communis chromosome 7, drPyrComm1.1, whole genome shotgun sequence harbors:
- the LOC137739831 gene encoding protein MAIN-LIKE 2-like, producing MEMILVDPYGTNPGPIDGSVLYDQDKHVSSAVWDGQERGALRCHEHTSKLDQWTLTEKQVELVEKAGFGYLRWIPAISLDNPLISALVERWRRETNTFHLNVGELTVTLKDVALLLGLAIDGDPVIGITHTTCNSVCDRYLGKVPESSYTSGGMVKLSWLKEFFSHCPKDAPLEVIECHTRAYLLYLVGSTIFSTTTGNKVPVMYLPLFENFDNCGRYAWGAAALSFLYRALGNASLRSQSTISGCLTLLQCWSYFHLNIGRPKLNTGSMHDRFPFVLSWKGKQSGPTTNRDVVFYRKALDSLKPCDVEWLPYRTMDSTVIPEDIKSNLNIGRSKTMLICFDKAERHLPNRCLRQYGMSQSIPEDVQRWERKSRGVDGGVDLSGKMESELNEWLEHRYHIVEGDDGADESDYMLWYLKITRKFIGRPISLSSEFQITNAGLRDIARIADTFVTDGLDQKQADSIEEIRSIAHQCLRDQICGPDIPSPTPQNEFGKRIRGKERVRRKGMGRRLRKDDPAQYITASEDDQSQFCGTNVRVEQIRFQDVHSEDHSQLYPVDSEVTALHMINGDDEDENMQLCSADMGFDHSELSHAATVEGNSELIRAVVKFDDAQLFEATEKIDSQLRDTINEVKDSQLSDSTKVVDTQMCNATKVIDSQLRGAHNEVDDSELPHVTSESDPQASKVEAEVVPEPSLETPQDIAQQSKCSVVV from the exons ATGGAAATGATACTGGTGGACCCTTATGGGACAAATCCCGGACCAATTGATGGTTCAGTGCTTTATGATCAGGACAAGCATGTGTCTTCAGCAGTTTGGGATGGACAG GAACGTGGTGCACTCAGATGTCATGAACACACTTCAAAGCTTGATCAATGGACACTCACGGAGAAACAGGTTGAGTTGGTAGAGAAGGCTGGATTTGGTTATTTAAGATGGATTCCGGCAATCAGTCTAGATAACCCACTCATTTCTGCACTAGTTGAAAGGTGGAGGAGAGAAACAAACACTTTTCACCTTAATGTTGGAGAATTGACGGTAACTCTTAAGGATGTCGCACTATTGCTTGGACTAGCAATTGATGGAGACCCTGTAATTGGTATAACACATACCACCTGCAACTCAGTTTGTGACAGGTATCTCGGAAAAGTACCAGAATCTAGTTATACTAGCGGTGGAATGGTGAAGCTAAGCTGGTTGAAAGAGTTCTTTTCCCATTGTCCCAAAGATGCACCACTCGAAGTGATTGAATGTCATACCCGTGCATACCTCTTATATCTTGTTGGAAGTACAATATTTTCCACAACTACTGGGAATAAAGTCCCTGTCATGTACCTTCCACTGTTCGAGAATTTTGACAATTGTGGGAGATATGCCTGGGGGGCAGCAGCATTGTCATTCTTGTACAGGGCACTGGGAAATGCCTCTCTGAGATCTCAAAGTACAATTAGTGGTTGTTTAACGCTACTACAG TGCTGGAGTTACTTTCACCTAAATATTGGACGACCAAAGCTCAATACAGGTTCAATGCATGATCGTTTTCCTTTTGTGCTTAGCTGGAAAGGAAAGCAAAGTGGGCCAACAACAAACCGTGATGTAGTGTTTTATCGTAAAGCTCTGGATTCCTTGAAACCATGTGAT GTGGAGTGGCTTCCATATAGAACTATGGACAGTACAGTGATTCCAGAAGATATCAAGAGCAATCTGAATATAGGGAGGTCAAAAACAATGCTGATATGCTTTGACAAGGCAGAAAGGCATCTCCCAAACCGTTGCCTAAGGCAATACGGCATGTCTCAGTCAATCCCAGAGGATGTACAGCGATGGGAGAGAAAAAGTCGCGGAGTTGACGGTGGGGTTGACTTGTCAGGAAAAATGGAGTCAGAGCTTAATGAATGGCTGGAGCATCGATATCATATTGTTGAAGGTGATGATGGTGCAGATGAAAGTGATTATATGCTGTGGTACCTGAAAATTACACGTAAATTTATAGGGAGGCCTATATCTCTCTCCTCTGAGTTTCAAATAACG AATGCTGGGTTGAGGGATATTGCACGCATAGCAGATACATTTGTAACAGACGGGTTGGACCAAAAACAAGCTGATTCAATTGAAGAAATCAGAAGTATTGCGCATCAATGTTTGAGGGACCAGATTTGTGGTCCAGACATACCATCACCCACCCCACAAAATGAATTTGGGAAAAGGATAAGAGGAAAGGAGAGGGTAAGAAGAAAAGGTATGGGAAGACGTTTGCGGAAGGATGATCCAGCACAATATATTACTGCTAGTGAGGACGATCAATCCCAGTTTTGTGGTACCAATGTCAGGGTTGAGCAGATACGTTTTCAGGATGTACACAGTGAAGATCATTCGCAGCTATATCCTGTTGACAGTGAGGTCACTGCTTTGCATATGATCAACGGAGATGATGAGGATGAGAATATGCAGCTATGCAGTGCCGACATGGGGTTTGATCATTCAGAGCTAAGCCATGCGGCTACTGTGGAAGGTAATTCTGAGCTAATCCGTGCGGTTGTGAAGTTTGATGATGCGCAGCTTTTTGAAGCAACCGAAAAGATCGACTCACAGCTTCGTGATACCATAAATGAAGTCAAGGACTCACAACTGTCTGATTCAACTAAGGTAGTTGATACACAGATGTGCAATGCAACTAAGGTCATTGACTCACAGCTCCGTGGTGCACATAACGAGGTTGATGACTCAGAGCTTCCTCATGTTACGAGTGAGAGTGATCCACAAGCATCGAAAGTTGAAGCAGAGGTTGTTCCAGAGCCTTCTCTTGAAACTCCTCAGGACATTGCCCAGCAGAGTAAATGTAGTGTCGTAGTATAA
- the LOC137741036 gene encoding receptor like protein 29-like: MLQLTKPAPHLDTMCLPFSLPLPPLLLFLLLSLPPSTSAATNTMLPSESETLFKIMESMSSDQPWRISHPDPCQASSSWPGIECKIGKDNRPHVSRLDFGSPPNPSCKKTAAFPSLIFSLPFLQSAFFFNCFTHTKTTLSVSQNRASSPASLQQLSLRSNPALTGPIPPQISSLKSLEILTLSQNRLSGPIPPEIFTLQRLIHLDLSYNMFTGTIPLQLGSLRNLQGLDLSYNSLTGSIPDTIGQLVLLQKVDFSSNQLTGSIPNGVEKLGLLVFMALSNNRLSGQFPNGLEKLQSLQYFILDGNPMHIPLPLEFGKLVKLQELRLADSGYSGTIPESFSQLKNLSTLSLQNNRLTGKIPVGFGSLSHIYHMNLSRNMLGGVVPFNASFLKRLGRNLDLSGNPGLCLSSSEAHGSKVGVNVCGSSDQIASPALPSKNSQAPLPSGISKNPFFLFAVLCVWRLHHQMLLV; encoded by the coding sequence ATGCTGCAACTCACCAAACCTGCTCCACACCTTGACACAATGTGCCTTCCCTTCTCACTCCCTCTCCCTCCActtcttctcttccttctcctctctctccctccttcaACCAGCGCCGCCACCAACACCATGCTTCCATCTGAATCAGAAACCCTCTTCAAGATCATGGAATCCATGTCCTCTGATCAACCCTGGAGAATTTCTCACCCTGACCCTTGCCAAGCTTCCTCCTCCTGGCCCGGAATCGAGTGCAAAATCGGAAAAGACAATCGCCCCCATGTCTCCCGGCTAGATTTTGGCTCCCCACCAAACCCCTCCTGCAAAAAAACGGCCGCATTCCCTTCCCTAATCTTCTCCCTCCCATTTCTCCAATCTGCTTTCTTCTTCAACTGCTTCACCCACACAAAAACCACCCTCTCTGTTTCTCAAAACAGAGCATCCTCCCCTGCCTCCCTCCAGCAGCTCAGCCTCCGGTCCAACCCGGCACTCACCGGCCCAATTCCACCTCAAATTTCCTCCCTCAAGTCCCTTGAAATCCTCACGTTGTCACAAAACCGCCTCTCCGGTCCGATCCCACCGGAGATTTTCACCCTCCAGAGACTAATCCACCTTGATTTGAGCTACAACATGTTCACAGGCACCATCCCTCTTCAGCTGGGCAGTCTTAGAAACCTCCAAGGCCTTGATTTGAGCTACAATTCTCTCACAGGCTCCATCCCAGACACAATTGGTCAACTGGTTTTGCTGCAAAAAGTTGACTTCAGCTCCAATCAACTCACAGGCTCCATCCCCAATGGCGTCGAAAAGCTCGGTTTATTGGTTTTCATGGCTCTAAGCAACAACAGGTTAAGTGGGCAATTTCCGAACGGATTGGAAAAGCTGCAGAGCTTGCAGTATTTCATTTTAGACGGCAATCCAATGCACATTCCTCTGCCATTGGAGTTTGGTAAATTGGTGAAACTCCAAGAACTCAGGCTGGCTGATTCCGGCTACTCGGGCACTATCCCGGAATCCTTCTCCCAGCTCAAGAATCTAAGCACTCTGTCGCTGCAGAACAACCGATTAACCGGCAAAATCCCGGTCGGGTTTGGGAGCCTCTCGCACATTTACCACATGAATCTGAGTAGGAACATGTTGGGGGGTGTTGTGCCTTTCAATGCAAGTTTCCTCAAGAGGTTGGGGAGGAACTTGGATCTCAGTGGAAACCCAGGTCTCTGTCTGAGTTCCTCAGAAGCTCACGGTTCGAAAGTTGGAGTTAATGTCTGTGGAAGCAGTGATCAGATTGCTTCACCAGCCTTGCCATCGAAGAATTCTCAAGCTCCTCTTCCATCTGGGATCTCCAAAAACCCATTTTTTCTGTTTGCTGTTTTGTGTGTTTGGAGATTGCATCATCAGATGCTTTTAGTGTGA
- the LOC137740845 gene encoding ubiquinone biosynthesis O-methyltransferase, mitochondrial-like, with amino-acid sequence MAVALKLLKQLRPPQTTSTILHRNLSPRLSSIRSVTRVFSDAPLLTEPLPASPPLNPHSPSPSSLNQYELAKFASIAETWWDSEGPFKPLHLLNSARLAFIRSTLCRHFGRDPLSPRPFEGLKFIDVGCGGGIVSEPLARMGATVTGVDAVEKNIKIARVHADLDPVTSRIEYQYTTAEKLVEEQKNFDAVFALEVIEHVADPAEFCKSLSALTVTGGATVISTINRSMRAYATAIFAAEYILQWLPKGTHQWSSFLTPEELALILERASISVQEMAGFEYNPLSGRWSLSDDVSVNFIAYGTKTITSNL; translated from the exons ATGGCTGTGGCTTTGAAGCTCCTGAAGCAACTCCGACCACCACAGACCACCTCCACAATCCTCCACCGCAATCTCAGCCCACGGCTCTCGAGCATTCGCAGTGTAACCAGAGTCTTCTCAGACGCTCCTCTTCTAACCGAGCCCCTTCCGGCTTCACCTCCGCTAAACCCTCATTCTCCATCCCCGTCGTCTCTGAACCAGTACGAGCTTGCCAAGTTCGCCTCCATTGCCGAAACCTG GTGGGATTCTGAAGGGCCGTTCAAACCATTGCATCTGCTGAATTCTGCAAGGCTTGCTTTCATTCGCTCCACGCTTTGCCGACATTTCGG GAGGGATCCGTTATCTCCTAGGCCATTCGAAGGTCTCAAGTTTATCGATGTTGGCTGCGGTGGTGGAATTGTCTCTGAG CCCTTAGCTAGAATGGGAGCTACTGTGACGGGAGTTGATGCAGTTGAGAAAAATATCAAGATAGCGCGTGTTCACGCT GATTTGGATCCAGTGACCTCGAGAATTGAATACCAATACACTACAGCTG AAAAGCTAGTTGAGGAACAGAAGAATTTTGATGCTGTTTTTGCTTTAGAG GTAATTGAGCATGTAGCAGACCCTGCTGAATTCTGCAAATCCCTGTCAGCCTTAACTGTCACCGGTGGAGCTACTGTTATTTCAACTATTAACCGTTCTATGAGAGCGTATGCTACTGCCATTTTTGCAGCAGAGTATATCCTCCAATGG CTTCCTAAAGGTACACATCAATGGTCCAGTTTTCTCACTCCCGAAGAACTAGCCCTGATCCTGGAGCGTGCTTCTATTTCA GTCCAAGAGATGGCTGGGTTCGAGTACAACCCTTTGTCAGGTAGATGGTCTTTATCCGACGATGTTAGTGTAAATTTTATTGCTTATGGTACTAAAACAATAACATCCAATTTATAA
- the LOC137739957 gene encoding citrate synthase, glyoxysomal: MSRVVELPVTARARLAVLSAHLAAATIEPYEFGPALEPQCVSAQNIVPPPGNLRGPLTIVDERTGKRYQVQVSDEGTVKATDLKKITTGKNDKGLKLYDPGYLNTAPVRSSICYIDGDEGILRYRGYPIEELAESSTFLEVAYLLMYGNLPSESQYADWEFAVSQHSAVPQGILDIIQAIPHDAHPMGVLVSAMSALSVFHPDANPALRGQEIYKSKQVRDKQIARILGKAPTIAAAAYLRLAGRPPVLPANNLSYSENFLYMLDSLGNRSYKPNPRLARVLDVLFILHAEHEMNCSTAAARHLASSGVDVYTALAGATGALYGPLHGGANEAVLKMLNEIGTVENIPDFIEGVKNRKRKMSGFGHRVYKNYDPRAKVIRKLAEEVFSIVGRDPLIEVAVALEKAALSDEYFVKRKLYPNVDFYSGLIYRAMGFPTEFFPVLFAIPRMAGWLAHWRESLDDPDTKIMRPQQVYTGNWLRHYIPPRERLVPGDVDKLSQVSVSNASRRRLSGTGV; the protein is encoded by the exons ATGTCGAGGGTGGTGGAATTGCCGGTGACAGCTCGCGCCCGCTTAGCTGTGCTATCAGCGCACCTGGCAGCTGCGACCATCGAGCCCTATGAGTTCGGACCCGCTCTCGAGCCGCAATGCGTGTCCGCTCAGAACATCGTACCACCGCCCGGGAACCTCCGGGGACCTTTGACCATCGTCGACGAGAGGACCGGTAAGAGGTATCAGGTCCAGGTCTCTGATGAAGGAACCGTCAAAGCCACTGATCTCAAGAAG ATCACAACAGGGAAAAATGACAAGGGGCTGAAGCTGTATGATCCAGGATATCTTAATACCGCCCCTGTTCGATCCTCGATTTGTTATATCGATGGTGACGAGGGGATTCTTAGATATAGAGGCTACCCAATTGAGGAATTGGCTGAGAGCAGTACCTTTTTGGAAGTGGCCTATCTCTTGA TGTATGGGAATTTGCCTTCCGAAAGTCAATATGCGGATTGGGAATTTGCCGTTTCTCAGCATTCAGCTGTACCGCAGGGAATTTTG GACATTATCCAGGCAATACCTCATGATGCACATCCAATGGGCGTACTTGTCAGTGCGATGAGTGCTCTTTCCGTTTTCCATCCCGATGCTAATCCGGCTCTGAGA GGGCAAGAAATTTACAAATCGAAACAAGTGAGAGACAAGCAAATAGCACGAATCCTTGGGAAg GCACCAACAATTGCAGCAGCAGCTTATTTGAGATTGGCCGGAAGACCTCCAGTTCTCCCTGCTAACAACCTTTCTTATTCAGAGAACTTTTTATACATGCTAGATTCCTT AGGCAATAGAtcttacaaaccgaatcctcgaCTGGCTCGAGTGTTAGATGTTCTCTTCATATTGCATGCAGAACATGAGATGAATTGCTCCACAGCTGCTGCCCGGCATCTGGCATCAAG TGGTGTAGATGTTTACACTGCTCTTGCAGGAGCTACAGGAGCTCTCTATGGCCCTCTTCATGGCGGAGCAAATGAG GCTGTGCTTAAGATGTTAAATGAGATTGGAACTGTTGAGAACATTCCAGATTTCATAGAGGGTGTGAAGAACAG GAAGCGAAAGATGTCAGGTTTTGGGCATCGCGTGTACAAAAACTATGATCCTAGAGCAAAGGTCATAAGGAAGTTGGCTGAGGAAGTATTTTCCATTGTTGGAAGGGATCCTCTGATTGAG GTAGCTGTTGCTTTGGAGAAGGCTGCACTTTCAGATGAGTATTTTGTTAAGAGAAAGCTGTATCCAAATGTTGATTTCTACTCTGGATTAATCTACAG GGCAATGGGATTTCCAACGGAATTCTTCCCGGTTTTGTTCGCAATCCCTCGAATGGCTGGGTGGTTGGCACACTGGCGAGAATCCCTTGATGATCCTGATACTAAGATCATGAGACCCCAACAG GTGTATACTGGAAACTGGCTGCGCCACTACATACCGCCAAGAGAACGCTTAGTACCAGGTGATGTAGACAAGCTCTCTCAGGTTTCTGTATCAAATGCCTCTAGGCGTCGTCTGTCTGGAACTGGTGTTTAG
- the LOC137739958 gene encoding V-type proton ATPase subunit D-like: MSGQSQRLNVVPTVTMLGVMKARLVGATRGHALLKKKSDALTVQFRQILKNIVSTKESMGDVMKNSSFALTEAKYVAGENIKHIVLENVHNATIKVRSRQENVAGVKLPKFDYFTEGEAKNDLTGLARGGQQVQLCRAAYVKAIEVLVELASLQTSFLTLDEAIKTTNRRVNALENVVKPRLENTISYIKGELDELEREDFFRLKKIQGYKKREIERQMAAARNFANEQVAEKLSLKKGISLNSAQNLLSAEKDDDIIF; this comes from the coding sequence ATGTCTGGCCAAAGCCAACGCTTGAATGTAGTTCCTACCGTTACTATGCTTGGAGTTATGAAAGCTCGCCTTGTTGGTGCAACAAGAGGTCATGCTCTCCTCAAGAAGAAGAGCGATGCTTTAACAGTGCAGTTTCGTCAGATTCTTAAAAATATTGTGTCGACCAAAGAATCCATGGGAGATGTCATGAAAAACTCCTCCTTTGCCCTTACTGAAGCCAAGTACGTTGCTGGCGAGAACATCAAGCACATCGTTCTCGAGAATGTCCACAATGCCACTATTAAAGTTCGATCAAGGCAAGAGAATGTTGCTGGTGTAAAGCTCCCAAAGTTCGACTATTTTACCGAAGGTGAGGCCAAGAACGACCTCACTGGATTGGCAAGAGGTGGACAACAGGTCCAGCTCTGCCGTGCTGCTTATGTGAAAGCAATCGAGGTTCTCGTGGAGCTTGCTTCACTTCAAACATCATTTTTAACCCTTGACGAAGCAATCAAGACCACAAACCGTCGTGTCAATGCTCTGGAGAACGTTGTGAAGCCTAGGTTGGAGAATACAATAAGCTATATCAAGGGGGAGTTGGATGAGCTCGAAAGAGAGGACTTCTTCAGGCTGAAAAAGATACAGGGTTATAAGAAGCGAgaaattgagagacaaatggcAGCAGCCAGGAACTTTGCCAACGAGCAGGTTGCGGAAAAGTTATCGCTGAAGAAGGGCATTTCCCTAAATTCAGCTCAGAACTTGTTGTCTGCGGAGAAGGACGACGACATCATTTTCTGA
- the LOC137739959 gene encoding elongin-A-like translates to MDEDYSSDEGQAIAPSLVDLCINTTIDNLRRLGDVGETDSHLLKRILPHCTVDQLMHIEKSTKGRDLTPITDKLWKKFYEKEFGTKRVNEVIERMKQKKVAFRWIQLYEAKLREVDMAENLMADKLKSRYQEANARKQSRQVQICTKVPPSSNKRSWGNGPGYNVTGKSNLMKKAKLDFLKSNEVKNLAAMKRNALQKSYSAPPVKRPDAFSGKASASSSKPIKPPKRLPF, encoded by the exons ATGGATGAGGATTATTCAAGTGATGAAGGGCAAGCAATAGCGCCATCTTTGGTTGATCTGTGCATTAACACAACAATAGATAATTTAAGGCGCCTTGGGGATGTTGGTGAAACCGATTCTCATCTTCTCAAGAGAATTCTACCACATTGTACGGTGGACCAGTTGATGCATATAGAGAAGAGTACCAAA GGTAGAGATTTGACTCCAATTACTGATAAGTTGTGGAAGAAATTCTATGAAAAGGAATTTGGTACTAAGAGGGTGAATGAGGTGATTGAAAGGATGAAGCAAAAGAAAGTCGCGTTCAGATGGATACAATTGTATGAG GCAAAGTTAAGGGAAGTTGATATGGCTGAAAATTTAATGGCGGACAAGTTGAAGAGTCGATATCAAGAGGCAAATGCTC GAAAACAAAGTCGGCAAGTTCAAATTTGCACGAAGGTTCCACCATCAAGTAATAAAAGAAGCTGGG GCAATGGGCCTGGCTACAATGTTACTGGAAAGAGCAACTTGATGAAGAAAGCGAAACTAGATTTTCTGAAAAG TAATGAGGTGAAAAATCTTGCAGCAATGAAGAGAAATGCACTCCAGAAGAGTTACAG TGCTCCTCCCGTGAAGAGGCCAGATGCGTTTTCTGGGAAAGCTTCAGCTTCAAGTTCTAAACCAATCAAGCCCCCAAAGCGCCTCCCTTTCTGA